The following coding sequences lie in one Gouania willdenowi chromosome 5, fGouWil2.1, whole genome shotgun sequence genomic window:
- the LOC114463211 gene encoding keratin, type II cytoskeletal 8-like: protein MERRAMSVTYSGSRRTAGPSSSYSMRRSGAGGFGSGSVVSSSYRQSVGSGFGGSMTGGFSSSSMGMIAPPITAVQVNQSLLAPLNLEIDPSIQVIRTQEKDQIKTLNNRFASFIDKVRFLEQQNKMLETKWSLLQEQTTTRSNIDGMFEAYIANLRRQLDGLGNEKSKLEGELRNMQGLVEDFKKKYEDEINKRAAAENEFVLLKKDVDAAYMNKVELEAKVDAIQDEINFLRAVFEAELRELQGQIKDTSVIVEMDNSRSLDMDSIVAEVRSQYEDIAARSKAEAEGWYKQKYEEMQSSAGQYGDDLRTTKAEIAELNRMIARLQNEIESVKGQRASLEAQIAEAEERGELAVKDAKLRIKDLEEALQRAKQDMARQVREYQELMNVKLALDIEIATYRKLLEGEETRLASGGASATIHVQQSSGGGYTNSSMNSGFGYGGGNSSFNSGGYGGGTISKSTVSTTSSRRLY from the exons ATGGAGAGAAGGGCAATGTCAGTCACTTACTCCGGCAGCCGCAGGACTGCCGGCCCATCATCCAGCTACAGCATGAGGAGGTCTGGTGCCGGTGGCTTTGGTTCTGGTTCTGTTGTTAGTTCCAGTTACCGTCAAAGTGTTGGCAGTGGCTTTGGGGGAAGCATGACAGGGGGTTTTTCATCATCTAGCATGGGCATGATTGCCCCACCAATTACAGCTGTCCAGGTCAACCAGAGCCTCCTGGCTCCCCTGAACCTGGAGATCGACCCCTCCATCCAGGTCATCCGTACACAGGAAAAAGATCAGATCAAGACCCTCAACAACCGCTTTGCTTCCTTCATTGACAAG GTTCGTTTCCTCGAGCAGCAGAACAAAATGCTGGAAACCAAATGGAGCCTCCTGCAGGAGCAGACAACCACCCGCTCCAACATTGATGGCATGTTTGAGGCCTACATTGCCAACCTCCGTAGACAGCTCGACGGACTGGGCAATGAGAAGTCTAAGCTGGAGGGAGAGCTGAGGAACATGCAGGGCTTGGTTGAGGACTTCAAGAAGAA GTATGAGGATGAAATCAACAAACGTGCAGCTGCAGAGAATGAGTTTGTGCTCTTGAAGaag GATGTGGATGCAGCGTACATGAATAAAGTGGAGCTGGAGGCTAAGGTCGATGCTATTCAGGATGAGATCAACTTCCTCAGGGCCGTCTTTGAGGCT GAGCTTCGTGAACTGCAAGGCCAGATCAAGGACACATCTGTCATTGTTGAGATGGACAACAGCCGTTCCCTCGACATGGATTCGATTGTTGCTGAAGTGCGTTCTCAGTATGAAGACATTGCTGCTCGTAGCAAGGCTGAGGCAGAGGGCTGGTACAAGCAGAAG tatgagGAGATGCAGAGCTCTGCTGGGCAGTACGGTGATGATCTGCGCACAACCAAGGCTGAGATTGCTGAGCTGAACCGCATGATCGCCCGTCTTCAAAATGAGATTGAGTCAGTAAAAGGACAG AGAGCTAGTCTTGAAGCTCAGATTGCAGAGGCAGAGGAGCGCGGGGAACTGGCAGTGAAGGATGCCAAGCTTCGTATTAAGGACCTGGAGGAAGCTCTGCAGAGAGCTAAGCAGGACATGGCCCGCCAGGTGCGTGAGTACCAGGAGCTGATGAACGTCAAGCTTGCCCTGGACATTGAAATCGCTACCTACAGGAAATTGTTGGAAGGAGAGGAGACCAG ACTGGCCAGCGGAGGTGCCAGTGCAACCATTCATGTACAGCAGTCCAGTGGTGGTG GATACACCAACTCCAGCATGAACAGCGGATTTGGCTATGGTGGTGGCAACTCGTCTTTCAATTCTGGTGGTTACGGTGGTGGCACAATCTCCAAATCCACTGTCTCAACAACCAGCTCCAGAAGACTTTATTAA